The proteins below come from a single Actinomycetota bacterium genomic window:
- the trmD gene encoding tRNA (guanosine(37)-N1)-methyltransferase TrmD: MRFDVLTIFPEAFESPLKVSLLGKAIQAGILEVGVHDLRNWAPLPHRKVDDTPFGGGAGMVMAPGPVVDAVEAVRKPAGRVLLMAAAGRPLTQALAAELASEEQVVMVCGRYEGMDDRIRQVLGAEEISIGEYVLAGGEMPALVLIEAVSRLIPGVMGNAGSLGEESFADGLLEYPQYTRPSEYRGLAVPEILLSGHHAKVVAWRREQALRRTFDRRPELLKSASLTDDERRTVEGWSEEP; the protein is encoded by the coding sequence TTGAGATTTGACGTCCTGACGATCTTCCCCGAGGCGTTCGAATCCCCGCTCAAGGTCAGCCTGCTCGGCAAGGCGATCCAGGCCGGCATCCTCGAAGTCGGCGTGCACGACCTCCGCAACTGGGCCCCGCTGCCGCACCGCAAGGTCGACGACACGCCGTTCGGCGGTGGAGCCGGGATGGTCATGGCCCCGGGGCCGGTGGTCGACGCGGTGGAGGCGGTGCGCAAGCCCGCGGGCCGGGTCCTCCTTATGGCCGCAGCCGGGAGGCCGCTAACCCAGGCGCTGGCCGCCGAGCTGGCCTCCGAGGAGCAGGTCGTCATGGTCTGCGGCCGCTACGAGGGCATGGACGACCGCATAAGACAGGTGCTCGGCGCCGAGGAGATCTCGATCGGTGAGTACGTCCTGGCCGGGGGCGAGATGCCGGCCCTGGTGCTGATCGAAGCGGTCTCCCGCCTCATCCCGGGCGTGATGGGCAACGCCGGCTCACTGGGCGAGGAGTCGTTTGCCGACGGCCTGCTGGAGTACCCGCAGTACACCCGGCCATCCGAATACCGGGGGCTAGCCGTTCCCGAGATCCTGCTCTCCGGCCACCACGCAAAGGTGGTGGCATGGCGGAGGGAGCAGGCGCTCAGGCGTACTTTCGATCGGCGGCCCGAGCTGCTGAAATCGGCTTCCCTCACCG